A region from the Thauera humireducens genome encodes:
- a CDS encoding DNA topoisomerase III encodes MSKQLIIAEKPSVAQDIARALGGFTKEKDYYESDDYVLSSAVGHLLELAVPEEFEVKRGKWTFAHLPVIPPHFAVRPIEKTEDRLKLLTRLIKRKDVTGLINACDAGREGELIFNFIAQHAGTKKPMQRLWLQSMTAQAIRDGFAHLRAAQDVEGLRNAAICRAESDWLIGINGTRAMTAFNSKTGGFHLTTVGRVQTPTLALVVEREDKIRKFKPRDYWELEADFAAAAGHYPGRWFDEKFRKPEGDEHATAFRIWDKAQAEAIRTKCEGKPGVVTEEAKPSTQLSPLLFDLTSLQREANGRFGFSARVTLQLAQALYEKHKVLTYPRTDARALPEDYIPTVNEVIRNLPGQYAPFANEIVKQGWVKPNKRIFNNAKISDHFAIIPTGTLPKSLSEAEQKIYDLVTKRFLAVFYPAAEYQITTRITRVEGEAFKTEGKVLVNPGWLSIYGKEAASDEKDAKEGGGPQLVAVKQGETITTDDILLKSLQTKPPARFNEATLLSAMEGAGKMVDDEELRAAMAERGLGTPATRAQIIEGLITEQYIHRDGRELIPSAKAFSLITLLKGLGVTALTSPELTGGWEYKLSRMERGELSREAFMQEIADMAREVVERAKRFESDTVPGDFVTLQTPCPKCGGVVKENYKKFACQSCDWSTWKIVAGRQFEYDEIETLLREGKVGPLLGFRNKMGRLFNADIVLNEDKQPAFDFGQPKEGEEAEAVDFSAQASVGACPKCASGVFEHGMAYVCEKSVGPGKSCDFRSGKIILQQPIEREQMAKLLTEGKTDLLKGFVSARTRRKFSAFLVRGKDGKVGFEFEAKAPKAAGKAPAAKASAEGDADAEATKAPAKKRSPSRKAS; translated from the coding sequence ATGAGCAAGCAACTGATCATCGCGGAAAAGCCCTCCGTCGCACAGGACATCGCCCGTGCGCTGGGCGGCTTCACCAAGGAGAAGGACTACTACGAGTCCGACGACTACGTGCTGTCGTCGGCCGTCGGCCACCTTCTCGAGCTCGCCGTGCCCGAGGAATTCGAGGTCAAGCGCGGCAAGTGGACCTTCGCCCACCTCCCGGTCATCCCGCCGCACTTCGCGGTCAGGCCGATCGAGAAGACAGAGGACCGGCTCAAGCTGCTGACCCGGCTGATCAAGCGCAAGGACGTCACCGGCCTCATCAATGCCTGTGACGCGGGGCGCGAGGGCGAGCTGATCTTCAACTTCATCGCCCAGCACGCCGGCACCAAGAAGCCGATGCAGCGCCTGTGGCTGCAGTCGATGACTGCGCAGGCGATCCGCGACGGCTTCGCTCACCTGCGTGCCGCCCAGGACGTCGAAGGCCTGCGCAACGCCGCGATCTGCCGCGCCGAATCGGACTGGCTGATCGGCATCAACGGCACGCGGGCAATGACCGCGTTCAACTCCAAGACCGGCGGCTTCCACCTGACGACGGTCGGCCGCGTGCAGACACCGACGCTGGCCCTGGTGGTCGAGCGCGAAGACAAGATCCGCAAGTTCAAGCCGCGCGACTACTGGGAGCTGGAAGCCGACTTTGCCGCGGCGGCCGGACATTATCCCGGGCGCTGGTTCGACGAGAAGTTCAGGAAGCCCGAAGGCGACGAGCACGCGACCGCATTCCGCATCTGGGACAAGGCCCAGGCCGAGGCCATCCGTACCAAGTGCGAGGGCAAGCCGGGCGTGGTCACCGAGGAAGCCAAGCCATCCACCCAGTTGTCGCCGCTGCTCTTCGACCTCACCAGCCTGCAGCGCGAGGCCAACGGCCGCTTCGGCTTCTCGGCCCGTGTCACGCTGCAACTGGCGCAGGCGCTGTACGAAAAGCACAAGGTGCTGACCTACCCGCGTACCGATGCCCGCGCCCTGCCCGAGGACTACATCCCGACGGTCAACGAGGTCATCCGCAACCTGCCCGGCCAGTACGCGCCGTTTGCCAACGAGATCGTCAAGCAGGGCTGGGTGAAGCCGAACAAGCGCATCTTCAACAACGCCAAGATCTCCGATCACTTCGCGATCATTCCGACCGGGACGCTGCCCAAGAGCCTGTCCGAAGCCGAGCAGAAGATCTACGACCTGGTCACCAAGCGTTTCCTGGCGGTGTTCTACCCGGCAGCCGAATATCAGATCACCACCCGCATCACCCGCGTCGAAGGCGAGGCCTTCAAGACTGAAGGCAAGGTGCTGGTCAATCCGGGCTGGCTCAGCATCTACGGCAAGGAAGCCGCCAGTGACGAGAAAGACGCCAAGGAGGGCGGCGGCCCGCAACTGGTGGCAGTGAAGCAGGGCGAAACCATCACCACCGACGACATCCTGCTGAAGTCGCTGCAGACCAAGCCGCCGGCGCGCTTCAACGAAGCCACCCTGCTGTCGGCGATGGAAGGCGCGGGCAAGATGGTCGACGACGAGGAGCTGCGCGCGGCGATGGCCGAACGCGGCCTGGGCACCCCGGCCACCCGCGCACAGATCATCGAAGGCCTGATCACCGAGCAGTACATCCACCGTGACGGTCGCGAGCTGATCCCGAGCGCCAAGGCCTTCTCGCTGATCACCCTGCTGAAAGGCCTGGGCGTCACCGCGCTGACTTCGCCCGAACTGACCGGCGGCTGGGAGTACAAGCTGTCGCGCATGGAGCGCGGCGAACTCAGCCGCGAAGCCTTCATGCAGGAAATCGCCGACATGGCGCGCGAAGTCGTGGAACGGGCCAAGCGCTTCGAATCCGACACCGTGCCGGGCGACTTCGTCACGCTGCAGACACCCTGCCCGAAGTGCGGCGGCGTGGTGAAGGAGAACTACAAGAAGTTCGCCTGCCAGAGCTGCGACTGGAGCACCTGGAAGATCGTCGCCGGCCGCCAGTTCGAGTACGACGAGATCGAGACCCTGCTGCGTGAGGGCAAGGTCGGCCCGCTGCTCGGTTTCCGCAACAAGATGGGCCGGCTGTTCAATGCCGACATCGTGCTCAACGAGGACAAGCAGCCCGCCTTCGACTTCGGCCAACCGAAGGAGGGCGAGGAAGCCGAGGCGGTCGACTTCTCCGCCCAGGCATCGGTCGGCGCCTGCCCGAAGTGCGCCAGTGGCGTGTTCGAGCATGGCATGGCCTACGTCTGCGAAAAGTCGGTCGGCCCCGGCAAGAGCTGCGATTTCCGCTCCGGCAAGATCATCCTGCAGCAGCCGATCGAGCGCGAGCAGATGGCCAAGCTGCTGACCGAAGGCAAGACCGATCTGCTGAAGGGCTTCGTGTCGGCGCGCACGCGACGCAAGTTCTCGGCCTTCCTGGTACGTGGCAAGGACGGCAAGGTCGGCTTCGAGTTCGAGGCCAAGGCGCCGAAAGCCGCCGGCAAGGCACCGGCGGCAAAGGCTTCCGCCGAAGGCGACGCCGATGCCGAAGCCACCAAAGCCCCGGCAAAGAAACGCAGCCCGTCCCGCAAGGCCAGCTGA
- the fmt gene encoding methionyl-tRNA formyltransferase, translating into MDVAPLRVAFAGTPEFAASALEAILAAGYEVPLVLTQPDRPAGRGMKLTPSPVKQLALARGIEVDQPEKLRTDEQRSRLVACAPDVLVVAAYGLILPKAVLELPRLGCINIHASLLPRWRGAAPIHRAIEAGDAETGITIMQMDEGLDTGAMLLTHALPILPTDTTATLHDRLATLGGKAIVSALAELDKGGLTPVPQPAEGVTYAAKIGRAEATLDWTRPAVELERAMRAFDPFPGLAASLRGTVIKFWSAQLADAQGEPGTVLAADDGGVLVACGHGALRCTVLQRPGSKRLPAGEFLRGFQVSVGERFASGEAGPA; encoded by the coding sequence ATGGACGTCGCTCCGCTCCGCGTGGCGTTCGCCGGAACGCCCGAGTTCGCCGCCTCCGCGCTCGAGGCCATCCTGGCGGCGGGTTATGAAGTGCCGCTGGTGCTGACCCAGCCCGACCGTCCTGCCGGCCGCGGCATGAAGCTCACGCCCAGCCCGGTGAAGCAACTGGCGCTGGCGCGCGGCATCGAGGTCGACCAGCCCGAGAAGCTGCGCACCGACGAGCAGCGGTCGCGCCTGGTCGCGTGTGCACCCGACGTGCTGGTGGTGGCCGCCTACGGGCTGATCCTGCCCAAGGCCGTGCTTGAGCTGCCGCGCCTGGGCTGCATCAACATCCATGCCTCCCTGCTGCCGCGCTGGCGTGGCGCGGCGCCGATCCACCGTGCGATCGAGGCGGGTGACGCCGAGACCGGCATCACCATCATGCAGATGGACGAAGGCCTCGACACCGGGGCGATGCTGCTGACGCACGCGCTGCCCATCCTGCCGACCGACACCACCGCCACTCTGCACGACCGTCTGGCGACACTGGGCGGCAAGGCCATCGTCAGCGCGCTGGCCGAGCTGGACAAGGGCGGCCTGACGCCCGTGCCGCAACCGGCGGAAGGCGTGACCTACGCCGCCAAGATCGGCCGTGCCGAGGCCACGCTCGACTGGACGCGGCCTGCGGTCGAACTTGAGCGCGCGATGCGTGCCTTCGACCCCTTCCCCGGCCTGGCTGCCTCGCTGCGGGGCACGGTCATCAAGTTCTGGTCCGCACAGCTCGCTGACGCCCAGGGCGAGCCCGGCACGGTGCTGGCCGCCGACGACGGGGGGGTGCTGGTCGCCTGCGGCCACGGTGCCTTGCGTTGCACGGTGTTACAGCGTCCGGGCAGCAAGCGCCTGCCGGCGGGGGAATTCCTGCGCGGATTTCAGGTCTCTGTCGGCGAACGCTTCGCATCGGGCGAGGCCGGTCCGGCTTGA
- the def gene encoding peptide deformylase has protein sequence MALLPILRYPDPRLHTRAAPVEQVDDDIRQLVADMAETMYEAPGIGLAATQVNVHKRVVVIDVTEDKSGLMALINPEILERSGEQVCEEGCLSVPGIYEKVIRAERVKVRAMDENGQSREIEAEGLLAVCIQHEIDHLDGKVFVEYLSSLKLSRIKGKLAKKARITA, from the coding sequence ATGGCACTTCTACCCATCCTTCGCTATCCAGACCCACGTCTCCACACGCGTGCCGCGCCGGTGGAGCAGGTGGACGATGACATCCGCCAACTCGTCGCCGACATGGCCGAGACCATGTATGAGGCGCCAGGCATCGGTCTTGCGGCAACCCAGGTCAATGTCCACAAGCGCGTCGTCGTGATCGACGTCACCGAGGACAAGTCCGGGCTCATGGCGCTGATCAATCCCGAGATTCTCGAGCGTTCGGGCGAGCAGGTATGCGAGGAAGGCTGCCTGTCCGTACCCGGAATCTACGAGAAGGTGATCCGTGCCGAGCGTGTGAAAGTTCGCGCCATGGATGAAAACGGCCAATCGCGCGAGATCGAGGCCGAGGGCCTGCTGGCGGTTTGCATCCAGCATGAGATCGATCATCTCGACGGCAAAGTCTTCGTCGAATACCTCTCCTCGCTCAAGCTCAGCCGCATCAAGGGCAAGCTGGCGAAGAAAGCGCGCATCACCGCGTGA
- a CDS encoding DUF494 family protein → MFDILVYLFESYIHADACPESDLLARKLSAAGFEDEEISEALEWLAGLRRVAREIHPGTAPDEGSIRIYSEQEQAHLSPDCRGFLTLMESAGVLEGVHRELIIERAMALEGFNITLNRLKVIVLMVLWQQEHPIDTLMVDELLSEDDDWDYAPTLH, encoded by the coding sequence TTGTTCGACATCCTCGTCTATCTGTTCGAAAGCTACATCCACGCCGACGCCTGCCCGGAGTCCGACCTGCTCGCCCGCAAGCTGTCAGCAGCGGGTTTCGAGGACGAGGAGATCTCCGAAGCGCTGGAATGGCTGGCCGGACTGCGGCGTGTGGCGCGCGAGATCCACCCGGGCACGGCACCGGATGAAGGCTCGATCCGCATCTACTCCGAGCAGGAACAGGCCCACCTCAGTCCCGACTGCCGTGGATTCCTCACCCTGATGGAAAGTGCCGGCGTGCTCGAAGGCGTACATCGCGAACTCATCATCGAGCGCGCCATGGCGCTGGAAGGCTTCAACATCACGCTCAACCGGTTGAAGGTCATCGTACTGATGGTGCTGTGGCAGCAGGAACACCCGATCGACACCCTGATGGTCGACGAACTCCTGAGCGAGGACGACGACTGGGATTACGCGCCGACCCTGCACTGA
- a CDS encoding LysM peptidoglycan-binding domain-containing protein, producing MIRIIFPLLVGIATLFSGASIAQSGIQLADDAPDSYTVIKGDTLWDISGRFLREPWRWPEVWRLNRDEIRNPHLIYPGQVIMLDRSGPWLTIGRRVGGSDKLQPQVYNEQLDTAVPSIPLHVIEPFLNKPLVVDQARLEDAATIVATETSRVLTGSGDTVFAKNVKPDTEVWQILRPARPLQDPVTRETIAYEADYLGTARVTEHGEPATLEILSAVEEIGTGDLMVPSESPSVFSYAPHAPDQEVDGRVMSIYRGVTETGRLNVISLNVGARDGIERGHVLSLFRNRGAVEYKGEDGKEVFNLPEKRFGVVFVFRVFDRVSYALVMETDGPVTIGDAARKP from the coding sequence ATGATCCGAATTATATTCCCTCTCCTCGTCGGCATTGCGACGCTCTTCAGCGGTGCATCGATCGCACAGTCCGGGATACAGCTCGCCGACGATGCGCCCGACAGCTACACGGTGATCAAGGGCGACACGCTGTGGGACATCTCCGGCCGCTTCCTGCGCGAACCCTGGCGCTGGCCGGAAGTCTGGCGCCTGAACCGCGACGAGATCCGCAACCCGCACCTGATCTATCCGGGTCAGGTGATCATGCTCGACCGCAGCGGCCCGTGGCTGACGATCGGTCGTCGCGTCGGGGGCAGCGACAAGCTGCAGCCGCAGGTCTACAACGAACAGCTCGATACCGCGGTGCCGAGCATCCCGCTTCACGTCATCGAGCCTTTCCTCAACAAGCCGCTCGTCGTCGACCAGGCTCGCCTCGAGGACGCAGCCACCATCGTCGCGACCGAAACCAGCCGCGTGCTGACCGGCTCGGGCGACACGGTGTTCGCCAAGAACGTCAAGCCCGACACCGAGGTCTGGCAGATCCTGCGCCCGGCCCGTCCGCTGCAGGATCCCGTCACCCGTGAAACGATCGCCTACGAGGCCGACTACCTCGGCACCGCCCGCGTGACCGAGCACGGCGAGCCCGCCACCCTCGAGATCCTGTCGGCGGTCGAGGAAATCGGCACCGGCGACCTCATGGTGCCGAGCGAGAGCCCCAGCGTGTTCTCGTATGCGCCTCACGCCCCGGACCAGGAGGTGGATGGCCGCGTGATGTCGATCTACCGCGGCGTTACCGAGACCGGCCGCCTGAACGTCATCTCGCTGAACGTGGGCGCACGTGACGGCATCGAGCGCGGCCACGTGCTGTCGCTGTTCCGCAACCGCGGCGCCGTCGAGTACAAGGGCGAGGACGGCAAGGAAGTCTTCAACCTGCCCGAGAAGCGCTTCGGCGTGGTGTTCGTGTTCCGCGTCTTCGACCGCGTGTCCTACGCGCTGGTGATGGAGACCGATGGCCCCGTGACCATCGGCGACGCAGCGCGCAAGCCCTGA
- the dprA gene encoding DNA-processing protein DprA, whose product MAADDLEDWLRLTSVPGLGAERQRSLLAAFGLPQHIFAAGRSSVADVIGGKLADALLAPPVRDRIDPALAWAAEPGSHVLTLADEAYPRSLLEIPDPPVMLFVKGDPALLQHPGLAIVGARSATAQGMANAEAFSLDLAARGLTIVSGLAAGIDAAAHRGALTAGPAAGRTIAVIGTGIDRIYPARNAALAREIATCGAIVSEFPLGTPPLQHNFPRRNRIIAGLAQGVLVIEAALNSGSLITARLATECGREVFAIPGSIHSPLARGCHRLIRDGAKLVETAEDIIEELRGRPGWSTQAAADTEGSLPGATRTPAQARLPIDDEATRMLAAVGHDPVDLDTLSARCGLTVDALYAILLPLELDGHVTRLPGGRFQRA is encoded by the coding sequence TTGGCCGCGGACGATCTCGAAGACTGGCTGCGCCTGACCTCGGTACCCGGACTGGGGGCCGAAAGACAGCGCAGCCTGCTTGCGGCCTTCGGACTTCCGCAGCACATCTTTGCCGCGGGGCGCAGCAGCGTCGCGGACGTCATCGGCGGCAAGCTGGCAGACGCGCTGCTCGCTCCCCCGGTGCGCGACCGCATCGACCCGGCGCTCGCCTGGGCAGCCGAGCCCGGCAGCCACGTCCTGACCCTCGCGGACGAGGCCTATCCGCGCAGCCTCCTCGAGATTCCCGATCCGCCGGTGATGCTCTTCGTGAAGGGCGATCCGGCCCTGCTGCAGCATCCGGGACTGGCCATCGTCGGTGCACGCAGCGCGACGGCACAAGGCATGGCCAACGCCGAGGCCTTTTCACTCGACCTCGCCGCCCGCGGCCTCACCATCGTCAGCGGGCTCGCGGCCGGCATCGACGCCGCAGCACATCGCGGTGCCCTCACTGCCGGCCCCGCTGCGGGTCGCACCATCGCCGTCATCGGCACGGGCATCGACCGCATCTACCCCGCCCGCAATGCGGCTCTCGCACGCGAGATTGCGACCTGCGGCGCGATCGTCAGCGAGTTTCCACTCGGCACGCCGCCGCTGCAGCACAACTTCCCGCGCCGCAACCGCATCATCGCCGGACTGGCACAGGGCGTCCTGGTCATCGAGGCTGCGCTGAACAGCGGTTCGCTGATCACCGCGCGCCTGGCCACCGAGTGCGGGCGCGAAGTCTTCGCCATCCCGGGCTCGATCCATTCCCCGCTCGCGCGCGGCTGCCATCGCCTGATCCGCGACGGTGCCAAGCTGGTCGAGACCGCGGAGGACATCATCGAGGAACTGCGCGGACGCCCAGGCTGGTCGACGCAGGCCGCGGCGGATACCGAAGGCAGCCTGCCCGGCGCCACCCGCACGCCTGCCCAGGCCCGCCTTCCCATCGACGACGAAGCGACACGAATGCTCGCTGCGGTCGGGCACGACCCCGTCGACCTCGATACCCTGTCTGCCCGTTGCGGCTTGACGGTCGATGCCCTCTACGCCATTCTGCTGCCGCTGGAGCTGGACGGACACGTCACCCGTTTGCCGGGCGGACGCTTCCAGCGCGCCTGA
- the mscK gene encoding mechanosensitive channel MscK codes for MLRLRILLLLLLLPLIAFAQPATRPVASELQARLDTLSERQLPEAELRAAQQDLQQALAQLAAAEDARRRLADLRRQLDQAPALIKEARDKLARQQSTPPAALTIPPTETLDALEARLAQANAELARWRAELDQASALSLRASTERTQSEIAATQARMQAIESALRSGREANRALSAERRESLAAEWHALDARAALQLAELSGSSQLQELAQAQRELATFELDEIERDMEVIQAAIGERRRAQTLQTVQKLAGQETAAADGSLLARETATNQTLSAYLLRATEQLAVLKQRNLDTRQRLDALNRNSNLIAEQINILQGSPLLSRILNEQRRALPVPSVDTELTHQIADVRLYQFELNKQREALGSPAAYLDTLLAGQPAPPDNSEREALLALLETRAELLERLNHELNAVLGESVSLQLHETQLQATADRLRATLDEQIFWVPSNRPLDLEWVKSLPAALEQQIAAMPWRAVTTQLWEGLLARPLVLLPVLLLSVLLLVRRRWLRDKLASLHADIGYVRRDTQYHTPLAILLNLLLALPVSLLLGLAGLALQMDGRGQNMALGIGLIDMAEAWLVFYTAYRVLSPGGVAERHFEWRPELIRALHRRLSRLGLVVLAVVLVVAIAEHQPERLADDVLGMLTLLASYAVMAWLMGRLLSHQRPHDAAPSPLRVVIGLVLALMPLALIGALAMGYYYTALKLTGRLIDTLFVLIVWRMAEATAVRGLAVAARRLEHKRAVERREAAEREAVLEVASDPEILERPVIDVEKVSQQSLRLIRLGLLGALLGGLYWVWADLITVFAYLDNITLYEYASGTGATATLVPISLRDVLGALVIAALAFALASNLPGLLEVLVLSRIKLAQGSAYAITTLLSYLIAGIGIVATLGTLGVSWDKLQWLVAALSVGLGFGLQEIFANFISGLIILFERPVRIGDVVTIGNLSGTVSRIQIRATTITDFDRKEIIVPNKTFVTGQLVNWSLTDTVTRVTVKVGVAYGSDLALTRRLLLQIADENPRVLKEPAPMALFLAFGASTLDHELRIHVRELADRNLAIDEINRRIDALFREHGIDIAFNQIDVHVRSIDGKEARLETISRAAPAAGDEASPAR; via the coding sequence ATGCTTCGACTGCGCATCCTGCTCCTTCTGCTGCTCCTGCCCCTGATCGCCTTCGCCCAGCCGGCAACCCGCCCCGTCGCCAGCGAATTGCAGGCACGGCTCGACACGCTCAGCGAACGCCAACTGCCCGAAGCCGAGTTGCGCGCCGCACAGCAGGACCTGCAGCAGGCGCTCGCCCAGCTCGCTGCGGCGGAGGACGCCCGGCGCCGGCTCGCGGACCTGCGCCGGCAGCTCGACCAGGCACCAGCGCTCATCAAGGAGGCACGCGACAAGCTTGCGCGCCAGCAATCGACGCCACCCGCCGCGCTCACCATCCCGCCGACAGAGACGCTGGACGCACTCGAGGCCCGGCTGGCACAGGCCAACGCCGAACTCGCGCGCTGGCGTGCCGAACTCGACCAGGCCAGCGCCCTCAGCCTGCGCGCCAGCACCGAACGTACCCAGTCCGAGATCGCTGCGACGCAGGCCCGCATGCAGGCCATCGAATCCGCGTTGCGCAGCGGTCGCGAGGCGAACCGTGCGCTCAGCGCCGAACGCCGCGAGTCCCTGGCGGCCGAATGGCATGCCCTCGATGCGCGCGCCGCACTGCAGCTGGCGGAACTGTCGGGCAGCAGCCAATTGCAGGAACTTGCCCAGGCGCAGCGCGAACTGGCCACCTTCGAGCTGGACGAGATCGAACGTGACATGGAGGTCATCCAGGCCGCGATCGGCGAACGCCGGCGGGCACAGACCCTGCAAACGGTGCAAAAGCTGGCTGGCCAGGAAACCGCGGCGGCCGACGGCAGCCTGCTGGCGCGCGAGACCGCCACCAACCAGACGCTGTCGGCCTACCTGCTGCGTGCCACCGAGCAACTCGCCGTACTCAAGCAGCGCAACCTCGACACCCGCCAGCGCCTCGACGCCCTCAACCGCAACAGCAACCTGATCGCCGAACAGATCAACATCCTGCAGGGCAGCCCGCTGTTGTCGCGCATCCTCAACGAGCAGCGTCGTGCGCTGCCCGTACCGAGCGTCGACACTGAACTGACCCACCAGATCGCCGACGTCCGCCTCTACCAGTTCGAGCTCAACAAGCAGCGCGAGGCCCTGGGCAGCCCGGCGGCCTACCTCGACACACTGCTGGCCGGGCAGCCCGCGCCGCCCGACAACAGCGAACGCGAAGCCCTGCTTGCCTTGCTCGAAACACGGGCAGAACTCCTGGAGCGCCTGAACCACGAGCTCAATGCCGTCCTCGGTGAATCAGTCAGCCTGCAACTGCACGAGACCCAGCTGCAGGCGACCGCCGACCGCTTGCGCGCGACACTCGATGAACAGATCTTCTGGGTGCCCAGCAACCGCCCGCTCGATCTCGAATGGGTGAAGAGCCTGCCCGCGGCGCTCGAGCAGCAGATCGCGGCCATGCCCTGGCGGGCCGTGACCACGCAATTGTGGGAAGGCTTGCTGGCACGCCCCTTGGTGCTGCTGCCGGTACTGCTGCTCTCGGTGCTGCTGCTGGTGCGCCGGCGCTGGCTGCGCGACAAGCTCGCCAGCCTGCACGCCGACATCGGCTACGTGCGCCGCGACACGCAATATCACACGCCGCTGGCCATCCTCCTCAACCTGCTGCTGGCCCTGCCGGTGAGCCTGCTGCTGGGTCTTGCCGGGCTCGCCCTGCAGATGGACGGACGCGGTCAGAACATGGCACTGGGCATCGGCCTGATCGACATGGCCGAGGCCTGGCTGGTGTTCTACACCGCCTACCGCGTGCTGTCGCCCGGTGGTGTGGCCGAACGCCACTTCGAGTGGCGGCCCGAGCTGATCCGCGCCCTGCACCGCCGGCTCAGCCGCCTCGGTCTGGTCGTGCTGGCGGTGGTGCTGGTCGTCGCCATCGCCGAACATCAGCCCGAACGACTCGCGGACGACGTGCTGGGGATGCTGACCCTGCTCGCCAGCTATGCCGTGATGGCCTGGCTGATGGGCCGCCTGCTGTCGCACCAGCGCCCGCATGATGCGGCACCGTCGCCCTTGCGTGTGGTGATCGGCCTCGTGCTGGCGCTGATGCCGCTGGCGCTGATCGGTGCGCTGGCGATGGGCTACTACTACACCGCGCTGAAGCTCACCGGCCGCCTGATCGACACGCTGTTCGTGCTCATCGTCTGGCGTATGGCCGAGGCCACTGCGGTGCGCGGCCTGGCCGTGGCGGCGCGGCGTCTGGAACACAAGCGAGCGGTCGAACGGCGCGAGGCAGCCGAGCGCGAAGCCGTGCTTGAGGTCGCGAGCGACCCCGAGATCCTCGAACGGCCGGTGATCGATGTCGAGAAGGTCAGCCAGCAGTCGCTGCGCCTGATCCGCCTCGGCCTGCTCGGCGCGCTGCTGGGCGGCCTGTACTGGGTGTGGGCCGACCTGATCACGGTCTTCGCCTACCTCGACAACATCACTCTGTACGAGTACGCCAGCGGCACCGGCGCCACCGCGACCCTGGTGCCGATCAGCCTGCGCGATGTGTTAGGCGCGCTGGTCATCGCCGCGCTCGCGTTCGCGCTGGCCAGCAACCTGCCCGGCCTGCTCGAAGTCCTGGTGCTGTCGCGCATCAAGCTGGCGCAGGGTAGCGCCTACGCCATCACCACGCTGCTGTCCTATCTCATCGCCGGCATCGGCATCGTCGCCACGCTGGGTACGCTGGGCGTGAGCTGGGACAAGCTGCAGTGGCTGGTGGCGGCACTGTCGGTGGGTCTGGGCTTCGGTCTGCAGGAGATCTTCGCCAACTTCATATCCGGTCTGATCATCCTCTTCGAGCGCCCGGTGCGCATCGGCGACGTCGTCACCATCGGCAACCTGTCGGGCACGGTCAGCCGCATCCAGATCCGCGCCACCACGATCACCGACTTCGACCGCAAGGAGATCATCGTCCCCAACAAGACCTTCGTCACCGGCCAGTTGGTGAACTGGTCGCTGACCGACACGGTGACGCGGGTGACGGTGAAGGTGGGCGTCGCCTACGGCTCCGATCTGGCGCTGACGCGCAGGCTGCTGCTCCAGATCGCCGACGAGAACCCGCGCGTGCTGAAGGAACCGGCGCCGATGGCGCTGTTCCTCGCCTTCGGCGCCAGCACACTGGACCACGAGCTGCGCATCCACGTGCGCGAACTCGCGGACCGCAACCTCGCTATCGACGAGATCAACCGCCGCATCGATGCACTGTTCAGGGAGCACGGCATCGACATCGCCTTCAACCAGATCGACGTGCATGTGCGCAGCATCGACGGCAAGGAAGCGCGACTCGAGACGATCTCCCGTGCCGCACCCGCAGCGGGAGACGAAGCGTCGCCGGCGCGCTGA
- the htpX gene encoding zinc metalloprotease HtpX produces MFGNWIKTSILMAGIVALFGAMGAAIGGQQGMLIALVVGGAMNFWAYWFSDKAVLKMYNARQVDASTSPYLYNMVRELAQRADLPMPKVYIIDEDQPNAFATGRNPENAAVAATTGIMRMLSERELRGVMAHELAHVKNRDILISTISATVAGAISMLANFGMLFGNRDGEDRPNPIVSIAMMILAPLAGMIIQMAISRTREFGADRGGAEISGDPEALASALAKIDAYARGIPMHTAEQHPETAQMMIMNPLSGGGLRGLFSTHPATQDRIARLRAMIGR; encoded by the coding sequence ATGTTCGGAAACTGGATCAAGACCTCCATCCTGATGGCCGGCATCGTCGCGCTGTTCGGCGCGATGGGTGCCGCCATCGGCGGCCAGCAAGGCATGCTGATTGCCCTCGTCGTGGGTGGCGCGATGAATTTCTGGGCCTACTGGTTCTCGGACAAGGCCGTGCTGAAGATGTACAACGCACGCCAGGTCGATGCCAGCACCTCGCCCTACCTGTACAACATGGTGCGCGAGCTGGCGCAGCGTGCAGACCTGCCCATGCCCAAGGTCTACATCATCGATGAGGACCAGCCCAACGCCTTCGCCACCGGCCGCAACCCTGAGAACGCCGCGGTGGCCGCCACGACCGGCATCATGCGCATGCTGTCCGAACGCGAGTTGCGCGGCGTGATGGCGCACGAGCTGGCCCACGTGAAGAACCGCGACATCCTGATCTCGACCATTTCGGCCACCGTGGCCGGTGCGATCTCGATGCTGGCCAACTTCGGGATGCTGTTCGGCAACCGCGACGGCGAGGACCGCCCGAATCCGATCGTGTCGATCGCGATGATGATCCTCGCGCCGCTGGCCGGCATGATCATCCAGATGGCCATCAGCCGTACGCGCGAGTTCGGCGCCGACCGTGGCGGCGCGGAGATCTCCGGCGACCCCGAGGCACTCGCCAGCGCGCTGGCGAAGATCGACGCCTACGCCCGCGGCATTCCGATGCACACCGCCGAGCAGCACCCGGAAACGGCGCAGATGATGATCATGAACCCGCTGTCGGGGGGCGGTCTGCGCGGCCTGTTCTCGACCCACCCGGCGACCCAGGACCGCATCGCCCGCCTGCGCGCGATGATCGGGCGCTGA